One window of the Zea mays cultivar B73 chromosome 3, Zm-B73-REFERENCE-NAM-5.0, whole genome shotgun sequence genome contains the following:
- the LOC109945324 gene encoding uncharacterized protein translates to MSFPQRTYSPSPTTFLHLAPASHTHLAPHFPDISSHTPLCPIPTASLATTRRCPSVRTHTPDGVTSSPRNRRGALPATAWPAPLPLAWPAPLRRCSPLLYRWCVSVLSRRRTVVHSRRRQTVVLTCALKSFVWWSVWMDRRKPEQTQVKSWRRSSLNSAIDAIRRDSVGSMDARAAARPQHPSRSQTMVGSSDPSLMMAELPQSQLRPTPMSGISDPSWMCDHSTMDSQDGYFTSLLNHEGANGFGPDDCLEVGNALAELPMANEMNSQPIKRGRSKNFSEEEDLMLVSAYLNVSKDPIMGRDQKEGTFWERIWKYFNKNRTFESDRNWSSLKHRWLAIQKEVNIFQGYYDAIERKNQSGKTSDDKLAEAKAEFREKQQGKAFSVFHVWMILRHEPKWKFRESKLKDHHDANNGNSDAPVNIERPPGRKSEKEKARVRKNGACDIDGDNLFEEVKKMREAREETERHRNTRDDKFFELENSKLEMEKSKLGMEKSKLELERDRQDKEIMQTDTSIMDDESKHYFKLMKQEILTRRFGST, encoded by the exons ATGTCCTTCCCACAGCGGACGTATTCTCCCTCGCCAACAACCTTTCTTCATCTCGCGCCTGCATCCCACACCCACCTCGCTCCCCACTTCCCAGATATCTCGTCCCACACGCCGTTGTGCCCGATCCCTACGGCAAGCCTCGCCACCACCCGCCGGTGCCCCTCAGTCCGCACACACACCCCCGACGGCGTGACCAGCTCTCCACGCAACCGACGAGGCGCGCTCCCTGCGACGGCGTGGCCTGCTCCTCTACCGCTGGCTTGGCCCGCTCCCCTGCGCCGCTGTTCCCCGCTCCTCTACCGCTGGTGTGTCTCGGTCCTCAGCCGCCGCCGAACTGTTGTCCACAGCCGTCGCCGCCAAACAGTTGTACTCACCTGCGCACTCAAATCCTTTGTGTGGTGGTCCGTGTGGATGGATCGAAGGAAACCAGAGCAGACACAGGTAAAGAGCTGGCGTAGGTCTTCGTTAAATTCTGCCATAGATGCGATTCGTCGAGATTCTGTAGGTTCTATGGATGCTAGAGCTGCTGCACGCCCACAACATCCATCTCGATCCCAGACGATGGTCGGCAGCAGCGATCCCTCTTTGATGATGGCTGAACTCCCACAATCACAACTTCGACCCACACCAATGTCTGGCATCAGTGATCCTTCTTGGATGTGTGATCATAG CACTATGGACTCCCAagatgggtacttcacttctttaTTGAACCATGAAGGTGCAAATGGATTTGGCCCTGATGATTGTTTGGAAGTTGGCAATGCATTAGCAGAGTTACCGATGGCGAATGAAATGAACTCACAGCCGATTAAGAGGGGCAGATCCAAGAATTTTAGTGAAGAGGAGGACCTAATGTTGGTTTCGGCATATCTGAATGTAAGCAAAGATCCTATTATGGGAAGAGATCAAAAAGAAGGCACATTTTGGGAAAGAATATGGAAATACTTTAACAAGAACAGGACATTCGAGTCCGATCGTAATTGGTCATCATTGAAACATCGTTGGCTTGCTATTCAGAAGGAAGTGAATATTTTTCAAGGTTACTATGATGCCATAGAAAGGAAAAATCAAAGTGGCAAGACGAGTGATGACAAG CTTGCTGAGGCGAAAGCAGAATTTCGAGAAAAACAACAAGGGAAGGCATTTTCTGTCTTCCATGTGTGGATGATTCTTAGGCATGAGCCGAAGTGGAAATTCAGAGAATCAAAGCTCAAAGACCACCATGACGCCAACAATGGTAATAGTGATGCTCCTGTCAATATTGAAAGACCACCGGGGAGAAAATCCGAGAAGGAAAAAGCACGCGTGAGAAAGAATGGTGCCTGTGATATTGATGGTGATAATTTATTTGAAGAAGTCAAAAAGATGCGAGAAGCACGAGAAGAGACAGAGAGACACCGAAACACCCGTGATGACAAGTTCTTTGAGTTGGAAAACAGTAAGCTTGAGATGGAAAAAAGTAAGCTTGGGATGGAAAAGAGTAAGCTTGAATTGGAGCGAGATCGGCAGGACAAAGAAATAATGCAAACAGATACAAGCATAATGGACGACGAATCAAAACATTACTTTAAGTTGATGAAACAAGAGATTTTGACTCGTCGTTTCGGGAGTACTTAG